In the genome of Dromiciops gliroides isolate mDroGli1 chromosome 1, mDroGli1.pri, whole genome shotgun sequence, the window TCTTAAACTGAagtataaaactttacatttaaaattataaattattaaatctcattttaaaaaaattttagccCAGTTGTACAGCTTACCCAGATATTTTTAGATTCTGTTATTTATTGTGCTAGCCATCCTACCTAGCCTTGTGTCATCTGCAAGTCTGATAAAGATGCTTTCTATGCCCCTTtgcaagttattgataaaaattttaatgttaaGTCAAAAACAGATTCCTGAGGCAGTCCACTGGAGACATTCTAAATTGACATAGACTATTGATGACTTCTCTTTGAGTCTGGTTATCCATCTAAGTCTTTGGACAGGGATAGGGATTgagcctgtaatttcattggcatagggaatttCTGTATCCCTCTCCCAATATAGGTTGGTACCTTCTCCACAACTTATAGTGTTAGATAGTTacttagagcagaggtgtcaaaccagccaaattaaaatgtaattgggaaatgtttaacaaaatgaataaaaatacaatacaacatagactGTGTTAGTTTATGATTTTCTGAGTCCATATATTTCttacagggatccatttctatttgagttcaacACTTCTGGCCTACAACATGGAAAGGctgagtaacttgctcagggtcacataatccCAATATGGGTCACAGGCAGaacttgaatctagatcttcctgcctcaaagACAATTTTCTGTAGACTTTCTAATTCATCTCATTGGACTTTTGTCTAGTTTGCATCCCTCCATTTTCTCCCCataaataacataataaaatacttagtTAAAATCTAGGCAATTATATCTATAACATTTCTCTGATTACTATAGCATTTTACCATCCCACTGACAACAAGAAGAGGTTTGACATGACCTGTTCTCTATTCACAAAAAGCTCAGTTGATGCCTTTTGTTACATCACAGTTATTTCTGAAAATACTTACCCTTCCTCCTGTACTTACTCCTATCTACTACACATGTAGAACTGGAACTAAAAACCAAATGAATACCCATCAATGGGTGAATTGctggaaaaaaccaaacacacagGGCATGTGAAAGTAAGGGAATGTTATTGGTTTGGAAGAAATgacaatatgaagaattcagagaaacatgggaagatttgtctgaactgatgcagaaagaTCCAGAAGAAGAATGTTTAATGACCACTATACTGTAATGCATAAAACCACTTTATGGAACCCAAACTGGCTATAAATGAAAAACCAATAATGATTCTGgagaacagataaagaaacataaCTCCTTCCTTTTGGCAGTTTGGTAAATGGGCTCTGAATGAGGGCCTGAAGAATCAAGCTTCACTTGAGCTTTTAGTGAATTGTATGCCTAAACTTGGTGACATTCATTTTTCTCAGAGACTTCTTTTGCTTAatacctttcccctccccccccccacttcctaaCTCAACtcacttgtaacaaagaaaaaaattttttttaatgatacaggggcagctaggtggcacagtggataaagcaccagccctggattcaggaggacctgagttcaaatctgacctcagacacttgacacttactagctatgtgactctgggcaagtcacttaaccctcattgccccaccccccccccaaaagatacagTGACCTTATCTGGCAGTGTCCTTAACAATCTTTTGTAGTAGTTTTCTGTCTGTACCCatgtgtaccaaaatatttaatgTGGCAAGGAAGTAGAAACAAAAGCGGGTGCCTAATAAGTGAGgagtagctaaacaaattgtaatatatgactttaatggaatattatttcacagtaggaaatataaaaaaaaacatggaaaagcaTATTATCTGATATAAATTtcaatgagcagaaccaggacaagaaTAAAAACAATCACAACTTGAGAGGATGTATGATGAAGAAAATTACTCACCTCCTGATAAGGGTAGGTGGACTCAAGATACAGAAgtagaaatacatttttagatATGACCAATGTGTGGATTGGTTTTACATGactgtgcttatttgttacaagggtcttagttctctttttcatttaggGAGAATTTTGAGGGGTGAAGGAAAGCAAGAGTTGCCCCTCCAAAAGGGTCATTGAAACGtttaaaagaaaatgcacagaagagaatggAAGTACATTCAAATGAAAATACAAACAGGCAGGATAGCCTTGAAAGTAAtgtgttgaatttattacatttttctttaaaaagaaagctactactaggtctgtatcccaaagagatcgaagaaaagggaaaaggacccacatgtacaaaaatatttatagcagctctttttgtggtgacaaagaattggaaattgaggaagtgcccatcaattgggaaatggctaaacaagttgtggtatatgataataacggaatactgttgtgctattagaaatgatgagcaggatgatttcagaaaagtctggaaagacttagacaaactgatgcaaagtgaagtgagcaaaaccagatgaacattatacacagtaacagtaatattgtacagtgatcaactgtggatgacttagctattctcagcaatacagtgatccaagacaattgcaaaggactcatgatgaacaATGCTacccatatccagagaaagagctgatgaagtctgaatgcagatcgacgcatactgtctttatttttttcatgtttcttatgactaatgactaatatagaaatatgttttaaaaataataaatatccacatttatatagaaaaaaGCAAGCTCTgtaatataaagtttaaaaatatacatagaaaTAATCTGTTTATGTTCTATATAGGaagtgttgttttttcttttggtgttaagttcaaatgtaaaaaattttaaaggaaaattaattgaGAGTTTCAACTTGGAATTCCAGAAATATCTCCTATCTCTGCAGGGAATCAGGGACTCCCTTCCCTGAACCATCTCCATCCAGACTTATTGAAAGATAGGACTTTCACCAGGTCCCAACTATTAGTTTCAGATTCCTAACCTATGTCAGAGGTGAAGGCATTTAATGGGGATTCTGTGAAGGGAAAAGAGTCcctagaaataaagtaaaaacctAGGATCTGTTCCTTCTCCTGGTATAAGCCTATGGCACTGGTTCTCTAACCTAGATTAGCTCCTCAgctacctcttttctttttcaagttctTGAATTCTAGCTGCCATTTTTCCACAGCAACTTTCAAGGATTAAAATTGTCTTCTACTTTATGTTCTAACACCTACTACTCCTTTCTCACATAGAGCCGATAGAGaatgttttaataaaataagattaatttATTCAGGATATCTTGTCCTGGTTGCTTCAACTCAGGAACTGGAGTAAGAGTTTAAGTAAGCTTTTAGGGTTAGAAGCAGGACCTGGCCTTTTGGAAAGACAAGATGAAATGGGTCAGTCTAGAACACTGccagagaaaacaaggaaaatagtAGAAGTGATGCCTTTGGGGGTCCAAGGAGGCATTAGACATTGGAGGGGATGGAAATCCTGAGTGtaattggcatcaggaagtgaagtaGAGAATTTCACATCCTGGTCCCAAATTacgtttttgttattattttatattacccCAGTTTCTATACTCTTTTGGCCAGCcctcttactgttcctcacacaggacaTCTCCTGTTTCTGCCCTTTGTACTGGCTCTCCCTGAATAAAAGAAATGCTTATCCTCCTTACCTCCGTTTCTTAGAATCCCTGTTTCCTTCAACTCTCTGTTTAACCTCCATTTTATCCATGAAATCTTTCCCTTCCCATGCTCCCCAGCCGCCAGAGCCCTTATTCCTCAAAAGGCATATATGTAAATAGCTTCCCAATAGAATACAAACTCTTCGGGCaaagacaatttcatttttgtctttttatctccaagTCCCAACATATACCTGACACAGAGtagatacttgataaatatttgttgacttggaCTTCCAGATGATCAATTATTTATAGTGTACATAATCTGGAGATTTCCTTTCAAATTAAAAAGCCAAAGAGACTTTTGAAGTTCTTAATAATCTTCAACATAGTCCCAAGAACATCTTTGTATTCTGCTGCAATCTACTTTAGGGCCTTTTAAGGTATGGAGAAGCTATTTGTCCCTTTGTTTAAGGGCCTTAGATTCTGCTTTCTGAGTTttgtctaggttttttttttaactttttttgactCTTTCTTCATTCTCAAGTATAATTTCCTCAATATCTGTGTGTCTGCCTATTCTCCCACCCTGTTATTTGGTCTAGGAAGCCAGGttactcttatttttacaaaattctAAAAAGTTTGGTAAATGGACTCTGAATGAGGGCCCAAAAGAGTTCTCTCCTGAAGAAAGTACAACAATTTTAATACATTATATAAACTTTGTGATAAccattttgcttcattttctcaAAGGATCAGatttgaatatgtatgtgtgtatgtttgtaaaCCTCTAAGTGCTATGTAATTATCAGCTATTATAAACATGATGATTACTGATAACTTCTGGGTCTTGTCTGTGTTTTATAGCTGATTTCTATACAGTGTtactgtatttaatttttttaaaaaccataatcaTTCACTGTAAAACTTGTTTTTCTTAATATAGGTGATTGGGTGTTTGCTTCAAAAGTTTCAACAACTCAGCTTTGCAACTACCAGCTACAAGCTCTTTTCTCGATTGCACTATGAAAAAGCTGCAGATGGGATGGACTTGCAGAACCAAAagccatttttttcaaatgaagataacTGAAAGAGTTTGATCTTCATTGCTTTCTAATCACAATTGAGATTTTCCCCACAGAAATAGAATGGCAagcaaaagaaaatcaacaacaCCTTGCATGGTCCTTGCCAGTGAACAGGATCTGGACCTAGAATTGATATCAGACTTGGATGAAGGTCCCCCTGTACTTACACCAATAGAAAACACAGCAGCAGAAAGTATCTCAAGTGATGAAGATGTACAAGAACTTGTAGATTCTGACAATCAGCAAAATAAAAAAGTTGAAGGTGGCTATGAATGTAAATATTGTACTTTTCAAACACCAGATCTTAACATGTTTACCTTTCATGTAGATTCAGAGCATCCCAATGTAGTGTTAAATTCATCCTATGTTTGTGTTGAATGCAATTTTCTTACCAAAAGATATGATGCGCTTTCTGAGCATAATTTGAAATAtcatcctggagaagagaattttAAGCTGACTATGGTGAAACGAAATAATCAGACAATCTTTGAGCAAACAATTAATGATCTGACTTTTGATGGTAGTTTTGTTAAAGAGGAGAATTCAGATCAGGTAGAATCTATAGAAACTCCCTCATCAGGGATTTCTATCAGCAAAACTCCtataatgaaaatgatgaaaaataaagtagAGAATAAACGAATTGCAGTTTTCCATAACTCTGAAGACAttccagaagaaaaagagaatgaaactaAATCAGGTCATGAAGAAGTAGTAAAAAATCCAACTTCATCAGCATCTGAGTCTAATACAAGTACTTCTATTGTAAATAGTATACATCCTAATACCACAAACACAGTAGTTACCCCAGCAGCAGTTCTTCAACCTGGGCTAGCACAGGTGATAACAGCAGCTGTATCAGCTCAGCAGAATTCTAACTTGATTCCTAAAGTTTTAATCCCTCTTAACAGCATTCCTACCTACAATGCTGCTTTGGATAACAATCCCCTTTTGCTCAACACCTACAACAAATTCCCTTATCCAACAATGTCTGAAATTACAGTTCTATCTGCTCAAGCAAAATATACAGAGGAACAAATCAAAATATGGTTTTCAGCCCAACGCTTGAAACATGGTGTTAGTTGGACTCCAGAAGAAGTAGaggaggcaaggagaaaacagttCAATGGCACAGTGCATACTGTACCACAAACAATAACAGTGATTCCTACACACATTTCAGCAGCTAGTAATGGGTTACCTTCCATTTTGCAGACATGCCAAATAGTTGGTCAGCCAGGTCTGGTCCTTACACAAGTAGCTGGCACCAACCAATTGCCAGTAACAACACCTATAGCTTTGACAGTTGCAGGAGTTCCCAATCAAACTCATATGCAGAAAAGTCATATGCATAGTGCTCAGCCTATTGCAGAAACAAAGCCAGTAGCTGCAACCCCAGCCCCAacccctgccccagccccagccccagccccagccccagccccagccccagcctcagccccagcctcaaccccagcccctgccccagcccctgccccagccccagccccagccccagtcccagccccagctccagccccagccccagccccagccccagcctcagCTTCAGCTCCAACTCAGTTA includes:
- the ZHX1 gene encoding zinc fingers and homeoboxes protein 1, with the translated sequence MASKRKSTTPCMVLASEQDLDLELISDLDEGPPVLTPIENTAAESISSDEDVQELVDSDNQQNKKVEGGYECKYCTFQTPDLNMFTFHVDSEHPNVVLNSSYVCVECNFLTKRYDALSEHNLKYHPGEENFKLTMVKRNNQTIFEQTINDLTFDGSFVKEENSDQVESIETPSSGISISKTPIMKMMKNKVENKRIAVFHNSEDIPEEKENETKSGHEEVVKNPTSSASESNTSTSIVNSIHPNTTNTVVTPAAVLQPGLAQVITAAVSAQQNSNLIPKVLIPLNSIPTYNAALDNNPLLLNTYNKFPYPTMSEITVLSAQAKYTEEQIKIWFSAQRLKHGVSWTPEEVEEARRKQFNGTVHTVPQTITVIPTHISAASNGLPSILQTCQIVGQPGLVLTQVAGTNQLPVTTPIALTVAGVPNQTHMQKSHMHSAQPIAETKPVAATPAPTPAPAPAPAPAPAPAPASAPASTPAPAPAPAPAPAPAPVPAPAPAPAPAPAPASASAPTQLIKHETALVNPDSFGIRAKKTKEQLAELKVSYLKNQFPHDSEVIRLMKITGLTKGEIKKWFSDTRYNQRNSKSNQCIHLNSEACTPIVIDSSDETAESPTVVAPQPKHLGNSFPDFTLQKFKEKTSEQLRVLQASFLNNPVLTDEELNRLRAQTKLTRREIDAWFTERKKSKAPKEEKTEIDESNAGSSKEEAGETSPRDESAAPKSVTTTNKVCKKSPEQLHILKSAFVRTQWPSPEEYDKLAEESGLARTDIVSWFGDTRYAWKNGNLKWYYYYQSASSNSMNGQASFRRRGRGRPKGRGRGRPRGRPRGSKRLNNWDRGPSLIKFKTGTAILKDYYMKHKFLNEQDLDELVAKSHMGYEQVREWFAERQRRSELGIELFEENEDEEEVIDDQEEDDEETDDSDTWEPPRHVKRKLSKSDD